One Solanum pennellii chromosome 10, SPENNV200 genomic region harbors:
- the LOC107001850 gene encoding peroxidase 15-like, with product MSSSYYYYYSFNFSVIICILLVVLSIFSHSNAQLNSNFYENNCPNVSDIVRCVIQEALQSDARIGASLLRIHFHDCFVNGCDASILLDNNAKTKIVSEKDAAPNANSLRGFNVVDNIKIAVENCCPGVVSCADILALAAESSVSLAGGPSWNVLLGRRDSRRANQGGANISIPSPLEDINKITTKFSAVGLTITDLVALSGAHTFGRAQCRLFRERLYNFNGTGKPDPTLNTNYLAKLMKICPKKGSNTALANLDLTTPNKFDNNYFANLQNKKGLLGSDQKLFSKNSASEITNIIKTFSRDQSVFFQSFVESMINMGNISPLTGTNGEIRLDCKRVN from the exons atgtcttcttcttattattattattattcttttaatttctcaGTAATAATATGCATTTTGCTTGTAGTTTTGAGCATTTTTTCCCATTCAAATGCTCAGTTAAATTCCAATTTTTATGAGAATAATTGTCCAAATGTTTCGGATATTGTTCGATGTGTTATTCAAGAAGCTTTGCAATCTGATGCACGTATTGGTGCTAGTCTTCTTCGAATTCATTTTCACGATTGCTTTGTTAAT GGATGTGATGCATCAATATTGTTGGATAATAATGCAAAAACAAAGATAGTGAGTGAAAAAGATGCGGCTCCAAATGCTAATTCCTTAAGGGGTTTTAACGTTGTTGATAATATCAAGATTGCTGTTGAGAATTGTTGCCCTGGTGTTGTCTCGTGTGCTGATATTCTCGCTCTTGCTGCTGAATCATCTGTTTCTCTG GCAGGTGGTCCTTCATGGAATGTGTTATTAGGGAGAAGAGATAGTAGAAGAGCAAATCAAGGAGGAGCTAATATTTCTATTCCTTCTCCTCTTGaagacataaataaaattactacaaaGTTTTCAGCTGTTGGCCTCACCATTACTGATCTAGTTGCATTATCAG GTGCTCACACATTTGGACGTGCCCAATGTCGTTTATTTAGAGAGAGGCTTTACAATTTTAATGGTACTGGAAAGCCTGAtccaacattaaacactaaTTATTTAgccaaattaatgaaaatatgtcCAAAAAAAGGAAGTAACACTGCTTTGGCTAATCTTGATCTTACAACTCCAAATAAATTTGATAACAATTATTTTGCTAATttgcaaaataaaaaaggaCTTTTGGGGTCggatcaaaaattattttcaaaaaatagtgCATCAGAAATTACCAATATTATTAAGACATTTAGCAGGGACCAAAGTGTCTTTTTTCAGAGCTTTGTGGAGTCAATGATTAATATGGGGAATATTAGTCCATTAACAGGGACTAATGGAGAAATTAGATTAGATTGTAAGAgagttaattaa
- the LOC107031830 gene encoding uncharacterized protein LOC107031830: MGDSTPNTMNLDLNLGPVESPTDDSESVPATFPIEDMNLEDLLDGYRFREVVRQRRSRWRSALRNIPVPAEARSIAMEFIGRSESQTDDVIAEERPSEVENTCDNNNGYSHDEILGKKEDSEKVTSEEGGSFFDCNICLDLSKEPVVTCCGHLFCWPCLYRWLHLHSDAKECPVCKGEVTMKNVIPIYGRGTNVREPEEDSTLKIPHRPQARRVESWRQTIQRTAFTIPMEEMIRRLGSRFDLSQLQQQNSEGSHELPERSSSLLNRILTSRGRREQNPVLPSDDVVDLTQTSPTNSDVWETRRLSSLLLRRSNSHRAANYANLASAFGSGGRLVEPYFRSNTVERNQEQPLPVEDRDSVSSIAAVIHSESQTVDTAAEIDSRVSLSTSSSRRRNDASRISDVDSGDSRAPRRRRLN; encoded by the coding sequence ATGGGGGATAGTACACCGAATACGATGAATCTTGATCTGAATTTGGGACCTGTTGAAAGTCCTACTGATGATTCAGAGTCTGTTCCTGCAACATTTCCCATTGAGGATATGAATTTAGAGGATTTGTTAGATGGTTATCGATTTAGGGAAGTGGTTAGGCAAAGGAGGAGCAGATGGCGGTCAGCTTTGAGAAACATTCCTGTTCCTGCAGAAGCTAGAAGTATTGCGATGGAGTTCATTGGTAGGAGTGAATCACAAACAGATGATGTTATTGCTGAGGAGAGGCCCTCGGAGGTGGAAAATACATGCGATAACAATAACGGGTATTCACATGACGAGATTCTGGGGAAAAAAGAAGACAGTGAAAAGGTTACTAGTGAGGAGGGGGGAAGCTTCTTTGATTGCAATATATGTTTAGACTTGTCGAAAGAACCTGTTGTGACTTGTTGTGGTCACTTGTTTTGTTGGCCATGTCTTTATCGATGGTTACATCTGCATTCAGATGCAAAGGAATGCCCTGTTTGTAAAGGGGAAGTGACAATGAAGAATGTAATCCCAATTTATGGACGTGGAACTAATGTGCGAGAGCCTGAAGAGGATTCAACTCTGAAAATCCCTCATAGGCCTCAAGCAAGGCGTGTGGAGAGCTGGAGACAGACTATTCAAAGGACAGCATTCACCATTCCAATGGAAGAAATGATTCGCCGTCTTGGCAGTAGATTTGATTTGTCTCAGCTACAACAGCAGAATTCTGAAGGTTCTCATGAATTACCTGAGCGAAGCAGCTCACTGCTCAACCGTATTCTTACTTCCAGGGGACGCAGAGAACAGAATCCTGTTCTGCCTTCTGATGACGTGGTTGACTTGACACAGACCAGTCCAACTAACTCTGATGTGTGGGAAACCCGTCGTCTTTCCTCTCTTTTACTCCGCAGATCAAATTCACATCGAGCTGCTAATTATGCCAATCTTGCTTCTGCCTTTGGTTCTGGTGGAAGGCTGGTTGAGCCATACTTCCGTAGTAATACTGTGGAGAGAAATCAGGAGCAGCCTCTACCAGTTGAAGATAGAGATTCTGTTTCGAGTATTGCTGCTGTTATACACTCAGAGAGTCAAACAGTGGATACTGCTGCTGAAATAGATTCTAGGGTGTCCCTTTCTACATCATCTTCCAGAAGAAGAAACGATGCTTCCAGAATTTCAGATGTGGATAGTGGAGATTCACGTGCACCTAGGAGGAGGAGGTTAAACTGA
- the LOC107002494 gene encoding protein trichome birefringence-like: MADTAKYTPINGGKTLFTDLKTHFSFLKTKRSVTCAYGFMFVFILVTFFLAFSPSPNSSSPWFSNIFSLSSSSTSSSSGSTFSDESSRSHFSSVYSYFFPNSSQQLQNFASPRSQNSNSEPLNNDSHDKVEVLETPLKPSVNVPAVAPVSSSGLNQESSNVKDQFKSKDFDDKNGVLESPLKPSLNVSAVGSISPSGLNQESSSVKNQSKSNDFDDKNGVLKSPSKPTVNVSAVAPKSSSGLNQESSSVKNQPKSKDFDDKVGNLKANQSKSPLEKSPASVNQTAKSGSESKEKEIAEKGVKGNFTSSSVKSQSDGTNLDVSTKKKKDEDLVKSLLNCDFFDGNWVKDESYPLYKPGSCSLIDEQFNCFLNGRPDNNHMKMKWKPNGCTLPRLNGAHMLELLRGKRLIFVGDSLNRNMWESLVCILRNSVKDQKKVYEESGRQHFRTEASYSFLFEEYNFRVEFFVSPFLVQEWEYSDKKGVKKETLRLDLIGQSADKYKNADILIFNTGHWWTHEKTSLGKDYYQEGSHVYNELDVLEAFRKALTTWGRWVDSHVNPKKTFVLFRGYSASHFSGGQWNSGGACDHETEPIKNTTYLTPYPSKMNVLERVLKGMKTQVSYLNITRMTDFRKDGHPSVYRKQKFTTEEKKSPLLFQDCSHWCLPGVPDAWNELLYAKILVNQHQKQQDYNKS, from the exons ATGGCTGATACAGCAAAATATACACCAATTAATGGTGGAAAAACTCTGTTTACAGACCTGAAAACTCACTTCTCTTTTCTTAAAACCAAAAGAAGTGTTACTTGTGCATATGGGTTCATGTTTGTGTTCATTCTTGTTACTTTTTTCTTGGCTTTTAGTCCTTCACCCAACTCTTCTTCTCCATGGTTCTCTAATATCTTCTCTTTAAGCAGCAGTAGTACTAGTTCTAGTAGTGGAAGTACTTTTTCTGATGAATCATCTAGATCTCACTTCTCTTCAGTTTATTCTTACTTTTTCCCCAATTCCTCTCAGcaacttcaaaattttgccAGCCCCAGATCCCAAAACTCCAATTCTGAGCCTCTAAACAATGATTCACATGATAAAGTTGAAGTCTTGGAAACCCCCTTGAAGCCTTCTGTGAATGTGCCAGCAGTAGCACCAGTATCTTCATCTGGGTTGAATCAAGAATCATCAAATGTGAAAGATCAGTTTAAAAGTAAGgattttgatgataaaaatgGAGTCTTGGAGAGCCCCTTGAAGCCATCTCTGAATGTGTCAGCAGTAGGATCAATATCTCCATCTGGGTTGAATCAAGAATCATCTAGTGTGAAGAATCAGTCAAAAAGTAACgattttgatgataaaaatgGAGTCTTGAAAAGCCCCTCAAAGCCTACTGTGAATGTGTCAGCAGTAGCACCAAAATCCTCTTCTGGGTTGAATCAAGAATCATCAAGTGTAAAGAATCAGCCTAAAAGTAAAGATTTTGATGATAAAGTTGGAAACTTGAAGGCAAATCAGAGCAAAAGTCCATTGGAAAAGTCACCAGCAAGTGTGAATCAGACAGCAAAATCTGGTAGTGAGAGTAAAGAGAAGGAAATTGCAGAAAAGGGAGTGAAGGGTAATTTCACTTCCTCATCTGTGAAAAGCCAGAGTGATGGTACAAATCTAGATGTGtctacaaagaagaagaaggatgaaGATTTGGTTAAGTCTTTGTTGAATTGTGATTTCTTTGATGGGAATTGGGTGAAAGATGAGTCTTATCCTTTGTATAAGCCTGGTTCTTGTTCTTTGATTGATGAACAATTCAACTGTTTTCTCAATGGTAGACCTGATAACAATCATATGAAGATGAAATGGAAGCCAAATGGTTGTACTCTTCCAAg ATTGAATGGAGCTCATATGCTGGAATTATTGAGAGGAAAGCGATTGATATTTGTCGGTGATTCGCTCAATAGAAACATGTGGGAATCCCTTGTTTGCATTCTTAGAAACTCTGTTAAAGATCAGAAAAAGGTTTATGAAGAATCTGGCAGACAACATTTTAGGACTGAGGCTTCATATTCATTTCTATTTGAG GAGTATAATTTCAGAGTGGAGTTTTTTGTATCTCCATTCTTGGTTCAAGAATGGGAATATTCAGATAAAAAAGGAGTGAAGAAGGAAACACTTCGACTTGATTTAATCGGACAGTCTgctgataaatataaaaatgctGATATCTTAATCTTCAACACCGGCCACTGGTGGACACACGAGAAAACTTCATTGGG GAAGGACTATTATCAAGAAGGAAGTCACGTGTACAACGAATTAGATGTTCTTGAGGCATTTCGAAAGGCTTTAACAACATGGGGAAGATGGGTTGATTCCCATGTAAATCCTAAGAAAACATTTGTTCTCTTCAGAGGTTATTCTGCGTCTCATTTTAG CGGCGGACAATGGAATTCAGGTGGAGCTTGTGACCATGAAACAGAACCAATCAAGAACACAACATATCTAACTCCATATCCATCAAAGATGAATGTATTAGAAAGAGTTCTAAAAGGGatgaaaactcaagtctcataTCTCAACATCACAAGAATGACAGATTTTCGAAAAGATGGTCATCCATCAGTATATAGGAAGCAAAAATTTACAACTGAAGAGAAGAAATCTCCATTGTTGTTTCAAGATTGTAGTCATTGGTGTCTCCCTGGTGTACCTGATGCTTGGAATGAGTTGCTATATGCCAAGATTTTAGTAAAtcaacatcaaaaacaacaagACTACAACAAGTCGTAG
- the LOC107002308 gene encoding thioredoxin-like 3-1, chloroplastic, which translates to MSILAPISQILYREIYNRENQHLFLNSGGNVNIVKSYGFCFVDKRRGDWKKKIKRELRIHASWPDLSRPAAVEMQPIESSEQLDQILDSAKELSQPIIIDWMAAWCRKCIYLKPKLEKLAAEFDTKVKFYYVDVNKVPQTLVKRGNISKMPTIQLWKDGEMKAEVIGGHKAWLVIEEVREMIKNFV; encoded by the exons atgtcaattttagCACCAATTTCCCAAATTTTGTACAGAGAAATCTACAATAGGGAGAATCAGCATCTGTTTTTGAACAGTGGAGGGAATGTTAATATTGTAAAATCATATGGATTTTGTTTTGTTGATAAAAGAAGAGGTGAttggaagaagaaaataaaaagggagTTAAGAATTCATGCCTCTTGGCCAGATTTGTCAAGACCAGCTGCTGTTGAGATGCAACCAATTGAGAGTAGTGAACAACTTGATCAGATTTTAGACTCTGCTAAAGAGCTTTCACAACCTATCATCATTGATTG GATGGCAGCTTGGTGCCGCAAATGCATATATTTGAAGCCTAAATTGGAGAAACTTGCTGCTGAGTTTGATACCAA agtcaaattctACTATGTGGATGTCAATAAAGTGCCACAAACTTTAGTGAAGAGAGGAAACATCTCA AAAATGCCAACAATTCAG TTGTGGAAAGATGGAGAAATGAAAGCTGAGGTGATTGGAGGGCACAAGGCGTGGCTTGTAATTGAAGAAGTGAGAGAAATGATCAAAAACTTTGTATAG
- the LOC107002307 gene encoding activator of 90 kDa heat shock protein ATPase homolog, with amino-acid sequence MARLGEGDKRWIVEDRPDGTNVHNWHWAETDCLHWSRNFLTNLLANKTLIDGEGNLKIRTKKIEKLEGEAYVNIRKGKIIPGYELNLVVSWEGEVREADGSSVMKVEGNVEFPYIADENADEDPEVKITVKDEGPIGKRLKDAFVVKGKPFVLEQVKTYVNAMAKGGPAKEEGEVKKIVKRPAGAGNVALPPTTAVDEKAKVVVAEKEKKKEGFKTITMTEKFSCRAKDLFEILMDESRWKGFTQSNARISKEVGGEFSIFDGSVTGTNVELQEGKLIVQKWRFGNWPDGIHSTVRITFEEPQSGVTVINLTHTDVPEEDRYGNATVVENTERGWRDLIFNRVRAVFGFGI; translated from the exons ATGGCTCGTCTTGGAGAAGGAGACAAACGATGGATCGTGGAAGATCGACCCGACGGAACCAACGTTCACAATTGGCACTGGGCGGAAACTGACTGCCTCCATTGGTCACGAAACTTCCTCACTAACCTTTTAGCCAACAAAACCCTAATTGACGGCGAAGGTAACCTCAAAATCCGGACGAAAAAGATCGAAAAGCTTGAAGGAGAAGCTTATGTGAATATCCGGAAGGGGAAGATTATTCCGGGTTACGAATTGAATTTGGTTGTCTCCTGGGAAGGGGAAGTGAGGGAAGCTGATGGTAGTAGTGTGATGAAAGTTGAAGGAAATGTTGAATTTCCTTATATTGCTGATGAGAATGCTGATGAAGATCCGGAAGTTAAGATTACGGTTAAGGATGAAGGACCTATTGGGAAGAGATTGAAGGATGCGTTTGTTGTAAAAGGAAAGCCCTTTGTTTTGGAGCAAGTGAAGACGTATGTTAATGCTATGGCGAAAGGTGGTCCTGCAAAGGAAGAAGGTGAGGTGAAAAAAATAGTTAAGAGGCCTGCCGGCGCTGGGAATGTTGCCCTTCCTCCAACGACAGCTGTGGATGAGAAGGCAAAGGTTGTTGTGGcagagaaggagaagaagaaggaagggttTAAGACAATTACGATGACGGAGAAGTTTAGCTGTAGGGCAAAGGATTTGTTTGAGATATTGATGGATGAGAGTAGGTGGAAGGGTTTTACTCAGAGTAATGCAAGGATAAGCAAAGAGGTGGGAGGAGAGTTTAGCATATTTGATGGTTCAGTGACTGGAACTAATGTGGAGTTGCAAGAAGGGAAGTTGATTGTGCAGAAATGGCGATTTGGTAACTGGCCTGATGGTATACATTCCACG GTCCGAATTACTTTTGAGGAGCCTCAATCTGGAGTTACAGTTATCAATTTGACACATACAGATGTTCCAGAGGAAGACAG ATACGGTAATGCAACTGTTGTGGAGAATACGGAGAGAGGATGGAGGGATCTTATCTTCAACAGGGTACGGGCTGTTTTCGGTTTTGGAATCTAA